A segment of the Leptolyngbya sp. NIES-3755 genome:
TGAGTCAATGGCTGAATTTACCCCTCGATCGTAAATAGCTACTGTCTGAGAAACAATTGCGTAATGTAGTAGGTATTGCCCGTTTTCCACACTCCAATTCCAGTTTCCGCATAGATCGGGCGTAAGATATTTTCCCGATGTCCCGGACTATTCATCCAGCCTTCTACTGCACTATCAACTGGGTCTGGAATATTAGTCCCGGTATATAAATTCTCACCGACGATTTGAAAAGTAATTTGCGCTGCTTCAACCCGCTGAGCAACATTTGAACCATCCGCGCCTGTATGACTAAAGAAGTCCTTCTCTGCCATTTGCTGACTGTATCTGCGAGCGACTTCAGCTAATTGATCGTTCTGTTTCAGTGCCTTTAATCCATCTTGTTGTCGCACTTGATTGATTTGTTGACGAACGGCGGCTTCAATCTGGGCGGCTGTCGGGGATTGGGCAGGCTTGGGGGGCAGTGGTTCAGGACGCTCGAACGTGGGTAATTCGGGAAACTGTTCTCTGATCTCTTTGCATCCGGTTATTGCCAAGATCAGCATCAGACAACCGATGATTTTGAGCTTGTGGTGTGGCATAAAAGAGAAGCGATCGCGAATTGATGAAACTCAGTTCTATTATGGCGAGATTTTTGCAAGTTTAGGTCGATCGACGTATGCTGTGAAACAGGTGATCTCGGACTCGATCGATGACTCAAAAAGTTGTAATTGTCGGTGCAGGTTGGGCTGGCTTAGGAGCGGCTTACCATTTGGCTCAACAAGGATATGCGGTCACGCTATTGGAGGCGGGTGGCTATCCGGGTGGACTGGTGGCAGGCTGGAAAACGGCACAAGGAAGATCGGTCGAAGCGGGAATTCATGGCTTTTGGTATCCGTATCGGAATATTTTTGGATTAATCGATCGATTAGGCATCAAAC
Coding sequences within it:
- a CDS encoding hypothetical protein (similar to AA sequence:cyanobase_aa:all4618) — protein: MPHHKLKIIGCLMLILAITGCKEIREQFPELPTFERPEPLPPKPAQSPTAAQIEAAVRQQINQVRQQDGLKALKQNDQLAEVARRYSQQMAEKDFFSHTGADGSNVAQRVEAAQITFQIVGENLYTGTNIPDPVDSAVEGWMNSPGHRENILRPIYAETGIGVWKTGNTYYITQLFLRQ